Proteins from a genomic interval of Sporolactobacillus sp. Y61:
- a CDS encoding DUF402 domain-containing protein codes for MDRMKRKYADRRGWRRIIKSRIYRKIFMWPDFHGEAVLIQFDAVKAPLSVLYEGVRTKTVDRGYSWLQLFPDETSDFVLTVMFNHHRQLVQCYFDVINRRGRGMDGILWFDDLYLDLILFPDHKCYLVDENELNEALESGIITPSMYNRAWHTARQLETFVKRDPDYYLELARQIRSTFP; via the coding sequence ATGGACAGGATGAAACGAAAATACGCAGATCGACGAGGCTGGAGAAGAATCATCAAGAGCCGGATATACAGGAAAATCTTTATGTGGCCGGACTTTCACGGCGAGGCGGTATTGATTCAGTTTGATGCCGTTAAAGCTCCATTGTCTGTATTATATGAAGGGGTTCGGACGAAAACAGTGGACCGGGGATATTCGTGGCTGCAGCTGTTTCCGGATGAAACCTCTGACTTTGTGTTAACCGTGATGTTCAATCATCACCGCCAGCTTGTTCAGTGTTATTTCGATGTGATTAATCGCCGCGGGCGGGGGATGGACGGTATCCTGTGGTTCGATGACCTTTACCTGGATCTGATCCTCTTCCCGGACCATAAATGCTATCTTGTAGATGAAAATGAACTGAATGAAGCCCTTGAGTCCGGCATTATCACGCCCTCTATGTATAATCGGGCCTGGCATACAGCGCGGCAGCTTGAGACCTTTGTCAAAAGAGATCCGGACTATTATCTTGAACTTGCCCGGCAAATCCGGTCCACATTCCCATGA